A section of the Streptomyces sp. Je 1-369 genome encodes:
- a CDS encoding sensor histidine kinase has translation MAATPAPPAAPPKPTWDPRKAEPPFPWLRPTIRIRLTLLYGGMFLIAGILLLSIIYLLAAQALNVGSDLPFRVTGKSTVSSSTCANFQGLPEQPTEAQLNRALNECVNQMRQNALDNLLSRSLLALLGLAVIAFAFGYAMAGRVLSPLGRITRTARRVAGTDLSRRIELDGPDDELKELSDTFDEMLDRLERAFTAQQRFVGNASHELRTPLAINRTLLEVHLSDPGAPPELHQLGKTLLATNERSEQLVEGLLLLARSDNQIVERKPVDLAEVADRAVDQVRSEADAKGVEIRGERGPAVVQGNGVLLERIALNLVQNAVRYNVQDEGWVEVTTEAQHGQAVLVVSNTGPVVPAYEIDNLFEPFRRLRTERTGSDKGVGLGLSIARSVARAHGGRIIAEPREGGGLVMRVTLPL, from the coding sequence GTGGCCGCGACACCGGCGCCGCCAGCCGCGCCTCCGAAGCCGACGTGGGACCCGAGGAAGGCCGAGCCGCCGTTCCCCTGGCTGCGCCCGACCATCCGCATACGGCTCACGCTGCTCTACGGCGGCATGTTCCTGATCGCGGGCATCCTGCTGCTCTCGATCATCTACCTGCTCGCCGCCCAGGCCCTGAACGTGGGCAGTGACCTGCCGTTCAGGGTCACGGGCAAGTCCACGGTCAGCAGCAGCACCTGTGCCAACTTCCAGGGGCTTCCGGAGCAGCCGACCGAGGCGCAGCTGAACCGCGCCCTGAACGAGTGCGTCAACCAGATGCGTCAGAACGCCCTCGACAACCTGCTCAGCCGCTCGCTGCTCGCCCTGCTCGGCCTCGCCGTGATCGCCTTCGCCTTCGGGTACGCGATGGCAGGCCGCGTGCTCTCGCCGCTCGGTCGCATCACGCGCACCGCGCGCCGGGTGGCGGGCACGGACCTCTCCCGCCGCATCGAGCTGGACGGCCCGGACGACGAGCTGAAGGAGCTCTCGGACACCTTCGACGAGATGCTGGACCGCTTGGAGCGGGCGTTCACCGCCCAGCAGCGGTTCGTCGGCAACGCCTCGCACGAGCTGCGCACCCCCCTGGCGATCAACCGCACGCTCCTGGAGGTGCACCTCTCCGATCCCGGGGCGCCGCCCGAGCTCCACCAGCTCGGCAAGACGCTGCTCGCCACCAACGAGCGCAGCGAGCAGCTCGTCGAGGGTCTGCTGCTGCTCGCCCGCAGCGACAACCAGATCGTGGAGCGGAAACCGGTCGACCTCGCCGAGGTGGCCGATCGCGCCGTCGACCAGGTGCGGAGCGAGGCCGACGCGAAGGGCGTGGAGATCCGCGGGGAGCGCGGTCCTGCCGTCGTGCAGGGCAACGGCGTCCTCCTGGAGCGGATCGCCCTGAACCTCGTCCAGAACGCCGTCAGGTACAACGTGCAGGACGAGGGCTGGGTCGAGGTCACCACGGAGGCTCAGCACGGCCAGGCGGTCCTGGTGGTGTCGAACACGGGCCCGGTGGTGCCCGCGTACGAGATCGACAACCTTTTCGAACCGTTCCGCAGGCTGCGGACGGAGCGGACGGGCAGTGACAAGGGCGTGGGTCTCGGCCTGTCGATCGCCCGGTCGGTGGCGCGGGCTCACGGGGGCCGTATCATCGCGGAGCCGCGTGAGGGGGGAGGGCTCGTGATGCGAGTCACCTTGCCCCTCTGA
- a CDS encoding MFS transporter, with protein sequence MPSPYRALFAAPGTKAFSTAGFLGRMPLSMMGIGIVTMVSQLTGRYGLAGALSATVALSAAAIGPQISRLVDRYGQRRVLRPATLVSLAAVAGLLLCAKFETADWTLFVFAALVGCVPSVGSMIRARWAVLYRGTPQLHTAYSFESVVDEVCFIFGPIISIGLSTVWFPEAGPLLAGAFLAAGVFWLTAQRATEPVPHPREHHTKESALRSGGLQVLVATFVATGAIFGSIDVVTVAYAEDQGHKSAASLVLAVYALGSCVAGAAFGLVHFKGSPAPRWLLGVCAMAVSMIPLQLVGNLPFLAVALFVAGLSIAPTMITTMALVEQHVPRAKLTEGMTWVSTGLAVGVALGSSAAGWVIDAAGSGAGYGVPGISGAVAAAVGFLGYRRLKRPVPQRGGSHEHGHGQREDHIDVA encoded by the coding sequence GTGCCCAGCCCCTACCGCGCCCTCTTCGCCGCCCCCGGCACCAAGGCGTTCTCCACCGCCGGGTTCCTCGGCCGCATGCCGCTGTCGATGATGGGCATCGGCATCGTGACCATGGTGTCCCAGCTGACCGGCAGGTACGGCCTCGCGGGCGCGCTGTCCGCCACCGTGGCACTGTCCGCGGCGGCGATCGGGCCGCAGATCTCCCGGCTCGTCGACCGGTACGGCCAGCGCCGGGTGCTCCGCCCCGCGACGCTCGTGTCCCTTGCCGCGGTCGCGGGGCTGCTGCTCTGCGCGAAGTTCGAGACGGCCGACTGGACGCTGTTCGTCTTCGCCGCGCTGGTCGGCTGCGTGCCGAGCGTGGGCTCGATGATCCGGGCGCGCTGGGCCGTCCTGTACCGCGGCACCCCGCAGCTCCACACCGCGTACTCCTTCGAGTCGGTGGTGGACGAGGTCTGCTTCATCTTCGGGCCGATCATCTCGATCGGGCTCTCCACTGTGTGGTTCCCCGAGGCCGGACCGCTGCTCGCGGGCGCCTTCCTGGCCGCGGGTGTCTTCTGGCTGACGGCGCAGCGGGCCACCGAGCCGGTGCCGCACCCGCGCGAGCACCACACCAAGGAGTCGGCGCTCCGCAGCGGGGGGCTACAGGTGCTGGTCGCCACGTTCGTCGCGACCGGCGCGATCTTCGGGTCGATCGACGTGGTGACCGTGGCGTACGCGGAGGACCAGGGTCACAAGTCCGCGGCGAGCCTGGTCCTCGCGGTCTACGCGCTCGGCTCCTGCGTGGCCGGCGCGGCCTTCGGGCTCGTGCACTTCAAGGGGTCGCCCGCCCCCAGGTGGCTGCTGGGTGTCTGTGCGATGGCCGTGAGTATGATCCCGCTGCAACTGGTCGGGAACCTGCCGTTTCTGGCCGTGGCGTTGTTCGTGGCGGGCCTCTCCATCGCGCCGACGATGATCACGACGATGGCCCTCGTCGAGCAGCACGTACCACGCGCGAAACTGACCGAGGGCATGACGTGGGTGAGCACGGGGCTCGCGGTCGGCGTCGCGCTCGGCTCCTCCGCGGCCGGCTGGGTCATCGACGCCGCGGGGTCGGGGGCCGGGTACGGGGTACCGGGGATCTCCGGAGCCGTCGCGGCCGCGGTCGGATTCCTGGGGTATCGCCGGCTGAAGCGGCCGGTTCCGCAACGGGGAGGGTCCCATGAGCACGGGCACGGGCAGCGGGAAGACCACATCGACGTGGCGTAA
- a CDS encoding inositol monophosphatase family protein, with protein sequence MTFPTDAPAGDPNGLKAELLAVALEAAHRAGTFLRDGRPDDLGVAATKSSAVDVVTEMDIASEKLITDFLAERRPADGVLGEEGASSEGSSGVQWVIDPIDGTVNYLYGRPDWSVSIAARKDGETLVGVVHAPMRGETYRAVLGEGAHINDTPARVRPAPSLDQALIGTGFGYIAERRAQQAEVARHLIPKVRDIRRAGSAAIDLCDVAVGRLDAYYERGLNPWDFAAGDLVAREAGALTGGRPGEALSGELAVAAPPALFETLQGLLEDLGAWHD encoded by the coding sequence GTGACCTTCCCGACCGACGCCCCGGCCGGCGACCCGAACGGCCTCAAGGCCGAACTCCTCGCCGTCGCCCTGGAGGCCGCACACCGCGCCGGGACCTTCCTGCGCGACGGACGCCCCGACGACCTCGGCGTGGCCGCCACCAAGTCCAGCGCCGTCGACGTCGTCACCGAGATGGACATCGCCTCCGAGAAGCTGATCACCGACTTCCTCGCGGAGCGCAGGCCGGCCGACGGCGTCCTCGGCGAGGAGGGCGCGAGCTCCGAAGGGAGCAGCGGCGTCCAGTGGGTCATCGACCCCATCGACGGCACCGTCAACTACCTCTACGGCCGCCCCGACTGGTCCGTGTCCATCGCCGCCCGCAAGGACGGCGAGACGCTCGTCGGGGTCGTGCACGCCCCGATGCGCGGGGAGACGTACCGCGCGGTCCTCGGAGAGGGCGCCCACATCAACGACACACCCGCGCGCGTGCGCCCCGCCCCCTCCCTCGACCAGGCCCTGATCGGCACCGGTTTCGGGTACATCGCCGAGCGCCGCGCCCAGCAGGCCGAGGTGGCCCGCCACCTCATCCCGAAGGTGCGCGACATCCGGCGCGCCGGATCGGCCGCCATCGACCTGTGCGACGTCGCGGTGGGACGGCTCGACGCGTACTACGAGCGGGGGCTCAACCCCTGGGACTTCGCGGCGGGCGACCTCGTCGCGCGGGAAGCGGGCGCCCTGACCGGTGGCCGCCCCGGAGAGGCCCTCTCGGGCGAGCTGGCCGTCGCCGCCCCGCCCGCCCTCTTCGAGACGCTCCAGGGCCTCCTGGAGGACCTCGGCGCCTGGCACGACTGA
- a CDS encoding D-arabinono-1,4-lactone oxidase has product MSTGTGSGKTTSTWRNWAGNVTARPAREATPASVDELAAALRRAREDGLKAKPVGTGHSFTAAASTDGLLIRPDLLTGIRGIDRAAGTVTVEAGTPLKRLNVALAREGLSLTNMGDIMEQTVSGAISTGTHGTGRESASIAAQIAGLELVIADGTVLTCSADENPDVFAAARTGLGALGVITAITFHVEPIFFLTAREEPMAFDKVTDDFDALVTENEHFEFYWFPHTGNCNTKRNNRSPGPAAPPGKVSAFVDDELLSNGLFQVVNSVGRAFPAAIPGIAKVSSKALSARTYTDIPYKVFTSPRRVRFMEMEYAVPRDALVATLRELKTMVDRSRLRISFPVEVRTAPADDITLSTASGRETAYIAVHMYRGTPYQAYFAAAERIFTAHEGRPHWGKVHTRDAEYFSKEYPRFGEFTALRDRLDPDRLFGNGYLRRVLGA; this is encoded by the coding sequence ATGAGCACGGGCACGGGCAGCGGGAAGACCACATCGACGTGGCGTAACTGGGCGGGCAACGTCACCGCGCGACCGGCCCGGGAGGCCACCCCCGCCTCGGTCGACGAACTCGCGGCCGCCCTGCGCCGGGCCAGGGAGGACGGCCTCAAGGCGAAGCCCGTCGGCACGGGGCACTCCTTCACGGCGGCCGCCTCGACCGACGGCCTCCTGATACGCCCCGATCTGCTGACCGGCATCCGCGGCATCGACCGCGCCGCGGGCACGGTCACCGTGGAGGCCGGCACCCCGCTGAAGCGCCTGAACGTGGCGCTCGCCCGGGAGGGCCTGTCGCTCACGAACATGGGCGACATCATGGAGCAGACCGTCTCCGGGGCCATCAGCACCGGCACGCACGGCACGGGCCGCGAGTCGGCCTCGATCGCCGCCCAGATCGCGGGCCTCGAACTGGTCATCGCGGACGGCACGGTCCTGACCTGCTCCGCCGACGAGAATCCCGACGTCTTCGCCGCCGCGCGCACAGGACTCGGCGCGCTCGGTGTGATCACCGCGATCACCTTCCACGTCGAGCCGATCTTCTTCCTGACGGCCCGTGAGGAGCCGATGGCCTTCGACAAGGTCACCGACGACTTCGATGCTCTCGTCACCGAGAACGAGCACTTCGAGTTCTACTGGTTCCCGCACACCGGCAATTGCAACACCAAGCGCAACAACCGCAGCCCGGGGCCCGCTGCCCCGCCCGGCAAGGTCAGCGCCTTCGTGGACGACGAGTTGCTCTCCAACGGCCTCTTCCAAGTGGTCAATTCCGTGGGCCGGGCCTTCCCCGCCGCCATCCCCGGCATCGCCAAGGTCTCCAGCAAGGCGCTCTCCGCGCGGACGTACACGGACATCCCCTACAAGGTCTTCACCAGCCCGCGCCGGGTGCGGTTCATGGAGATGGAGTACGCCGTTCCGCGCGACGCCCTCGTGGCGACCCTGCGCGAGCTGAAGACGATGGTGGACCGCTCGCGGCTGCGGATCAGCTTCCCCGTGGAGGTACGCACGGCGCCCGCCGACGACATCACGCTCTCCACGGCGTCGGGCCGGGAGACCGCGTACATCGCCGTCCACATGTACCGGGGCACGCCCTACCAGGCGTACTTCGCGGCCGCCGAGCGGATCTTCACCGCGCACGAGGGGCGGCCGCACTGGGGCAAGGTGCACACGCGCGACGCGGAGTACTTCTCCAAGGAGTACCCCCGCTTCGGCGAGTTCACCGCCCTGCGCGACCGCCTCGACCCGGACCGCCTGTTCGGCAACGGCTATCTACGGCGGGTCCTCGGCGCCTGA
- the sepH gene encoding septation protein SepH, whose product MPELRVVAVSNDGTRLVLKAADSTEYTLPIDERLRAAVRGDRPRLGQIEIEVESHLRPRDIQARIRAGASAEEVAQLAGIPVDRVRRFEGPVLAERAFMAERARKTPVRRPGENTGPQLGEAVQERLLLRGADKETVQWDSWRRDDGTWEVLLVYRVATEPHSACWTYDPPRRLVQAVDEEARSLIGETDDIAAPEPSFPFVPRIARLPRDRPSDRPLDRALDRQLDRPSIPAPPADPPEEGVGAGAAVAEQERDSLTSLLEAVPSFRGDMVVPERPSAATAELPPSVTPVAPVSEEPEQEPDAEEPPAAAGAGAAYADVLMPRSVASHRDRLVGSTDRQAEADGVRPGRRAAVPSWDEIVFGTRRKKQE is encoded by the coding sequence ATGCCCGAACTGCGTGTCGTGGCCGTCAGCAACGACGGCACACGGCTGGTGCTGAAAGCTGCGGACAGCACGGAGTACACGCTTCCGATCGACGAACGGCTGCGTGCGGCCGTCCGCGGCGACAGGCCCCGACTCGGACAGATCGAAATCGAGGTGGAGAGCCACCTCCGCCCCCGCGACATCCAGGCACGTATACGAGCCGGTGCCAGCGCGGAAGAAGTGGCCCAGCTCGCGGGCATCCCCGTCGACCGCGTCCGTCGCTTCGAAGGACCCGTGCTCGCCGAGCGCGCCTTCATGGCGGAGCGCGCCAGGAAGACTCCCGTACGCCGCCCCGGCGAGAACACCGGACCCCAGCTCGGCGAGGCCGTCCAGGAACGGCTCCTGCTGCGGGGCGCGGACAAGGAGACCGTCCAGTGGGACTCCTGGCGCCGTGACGACGGCACCTGGGAAGTCCTGCTCGTCTACCGCGTCGCGACCGAGCCGCACTCCGCGTGCTGGACGTACGACCCGCCACGGCGGCTCGTCCAGGCCGTGGACGAGGAGGCCCGTTCGCTGATCGGCGAGACGGACGACATCGCCGCGCCCGAGCCCAGCTTCCCGTTCGTGCCGCGCATCGCCCGGCTGCCAAGGGACCGCCCCTCGGACCGGCCGCTCGACCGTGCCCTGGACCGTCAGCTGGACCGCCCGAGCATCCCCGCGCCTCCCGCCGATCCGCCGGAGGAAGGGGTCGGAGCGGGCGCCGCGGTCGCCGAACAGGAGCGCGACTCCCTGACCAGCCTCCTGGAGGCGGTGCCGAGCTTCCGCGGCGACATGGTGGTGCCCGAGCGCCCCTCGGCGGCCACCGCGGAACTGCCGCCGTCCGTCACACCCGTCGCGCCCGTCTCGGAGGAGCCCGAGCAGGAGCCGGACGCCGAGGAGCCCCCGGCCGCAGCCGGAGCGGGCGCCGCCTACGCGGACGTGCTCATGCCGCGTTCGGTGGCGAGCCACCGTGACCGGCTCGTCGGCTCGACGGACCGTCAGGCGGAGGCCGACGGTGTGCGACCGGGCCGGCGTGCGGCGGTCCCGAGCTGGGACGAGATCGTCTTCGGCACGCGCCGCAAGAAGCAGGAGTAG
- a CDS encoding ferrochelatase, translating to MSDALDPTPYDALLLLSFGGPEGPDDVVPFLENVTRGRGIPKERLKEVGQHYFLFGGVSPINDQNRALLDALRKDFAEHGLDLPVYWGNRNWAPYLTDTLREMVTDGHRRILVLATSAYASYSGCRQYRENLADSLAVLESEGLELPKIDKLRHYFNHPGFVRPMIDGVLKSLADLPDDVRDGAHLAFTTHSIPDAAADTSGPVEDHGDGGAYVKEHLDVARLIADVVHEETGTEHPWQLVYQSRSGAPHIPWLEPDICDHLEERHGAGVPAVVMVPIGFVSDHMEVLYDLDTEAEAKAAELGLPVRRSATVGADPRFAAAIRDLVLERAAAESGTPVNPCALGSLGASHNLCPVGCCPARAPKPAAAGADSPYA from the coding sequence ATGTCCGATGCGCTGGATCCCACTCCGTATGACGCCCTGCTGCTGCTCTCGTTCGGCGGCCCCGAAGGCCCGGACGACGTCGTCCCGTTCCTGGAGAACGTGACGCGCGGGCGCGGCATCCCCAAGGAGCGGCTCAAGGAGGTGGGGCAGCACTACTTCCTGTTCGGCGGGGTCAGCCCCATCAACGACCAGAACCGCGCCCTGCTCGACGCCCTGCGCAAGGACTTCGCGGAGCACGGCCTGGACCTGCCGGTCTACTGGGGCAACCGCAACTGGGCGCCCTACCTGACCGACACCCTGCGCGAGATGGTCACCGACGGCCACCGCCGCATCCTCGTCCTGGCCACCAGCGCGTACGCCTCGTACTCGGGCTGCCGTCAGTACCGCGAGAACCTCGCCGACTCCCTCGCCGTCCTGGAGTCCGAGGGCCTGGAGCTGCCGAAGATCGACAAACTCCGGCACTACTTCAACCACCCCGGCTTCGTACGCCCCATGATCGACGGAGTCCTGAAGTCGCTCGCCGACCTTCCCGACGACGTGCGGGACGGCGCGCACCTCGCGTTCACCACGCACTCGATCCCCGACGCGGCGGCGGACACCTCAGGCCCCGTCGAGGACCACGGCGACGGCGGTGCGTACGTCAAGGAGCACCTGGACGTGGCCCGCCTCATCGCCGACGTCGTCCACGAGGAGACCGGCACCGAGCACCCCTGGCAGCTCGTCTACCAGTCCCGCAGCGGCGCCCCCCACATCCCGTGGCTGGAGCCCGACATCTGCGACCACCTGGAGGAGCGGCACGGCGCCGGAGTCCCCGCCGTCGTCATGGTCCCCATCGGCTTCGTGTCGGACCACATGGAGGTCCTGTACGACCTCGACACCGAGGCCGAGGCCAAGGCCGCGGAGCTCGGCCTCCCGGTCCGGCGCTCGGCGACCGTCGGAGCCGACCCGCGCTTCGCCGCGGCCATCCGGGACCTGGTCCTGGAGCGCGCCGCCGCCGAGAGCGGCACACCCGTGAACCCCTGCGCCCTGGGCTCTCTCGGCGCGAGCCACAACCTCTGCCCGGTCGGCTGCTGCCCCGCCCGCGCCCCGAAGCCCGCCGCCGCGGGCGCCGACAGCCCGTACGCGTAA
- a CDS encoding response regulator transcription factor, translating to MRVLVVEDEQLLADAVATGLRREAMAVDVVYDGAAALERIGVNDYDVVVLDRDLPLVHGDDVCRKIVELGMPTRVLMLTASGDVSDRVEGLEIGADDYLPKPFAFSELTARVRALGRRTSVPLPPVLERAGIKLDPNRREVFREGREIQLAPKEFAVLEVLLRSEGAVVSAEQLLEKAWDENTDPFTNVVRVTVMTLRRKLGEPAVIVTVPGSGYRI from the coding sequence GTGCGCGTACTCGTCGTCGAGGACGAGCAGCTGCTCGCCGATGCGGTGGCCACCGGACTGCGCCGGGAGGCCATGGCCGTCGACGTCGTGTACGACGGAGCGGCCGCCCTGGAGCGCATCGGCGTCAACGACTACGACGTCGTGGTGCTCGACCGGGACCTCCCGCTCGTCCACGGCGACGACGTCTGCCGGAAGATCGTCGAGCTCGGCATGCCGACCCGCGTCCTGATGCTCACCGCGTCGGGCGATGTCAGCGACCGCGTCGAGGGCCTGGAGATCGGTGCGGACGACTATCTCCCCAAGCCCTTCGCGTTCAGCGAGCTCACGGCACGCGTGCGTGCCCTCGGACGGCGCACCAGCGTGCCGCTGCCGCCCGTCCTGGAGCGCGCCGGGATCAAGCTCGACCCCAACCGCCGCGAGGTCTTCCGCGAGGGCAGGGAGATCCAGCTGGCCCCCAAGGAGTTCGCCGTACTCGAAGTGCTGCTGCGCAGCGAGGGCGCTGTCGTCTCCGCGGAGCAGCTCCTGGAGAAGGCCTGGGACGAGAACACGGACCCGTTCACCAACGTCGTCCGGGTGACGGTGATGACCCTGCGCCGCAAGCTCGGCGAGCCCGCCGTCATCGTGACGGTGCCGGGCTCCGGCTACCGGATCTGA